AGCATGACAGTCGCTTCGCGGCCAATCCCCTCGTGGTTTCCGAGCCGCATATCCGTTTCTATGCGGGCAGCCCGATTCTAGTTCCCACCGGTGAAGCATTAGGCGCACTTTGTGTGTTCGACGTTGTGCAACGAGCGTTAAGTGTCAATCAACTTGAGGGCCTCAAGATTCTTGCCGGCCAAGTCGGTACAGCCTTGGCGCGCAGACAGAAGGAAAAAAGCCGGTCCGACATCCTTGAAAAACCCACTGCCCAAGCCTTGCCGGCTGATTTGGGTCCGCAAGATACAGCGCACAACGCCGAACATTTTAACGGCGCCATATTGGATTCCTTGTCAAAACAATACTGTGTGTTGGATGGAGCTGCCAATATCTTGAAAGTCAGCAGGCCTTGGCTTGATTTCGATCAGGCATACGCCGGGGATAAAGCCAGCCTTCAACCCGGGCAAAACTATCTGGCCCTGCTGGAAACCGGGCTGACCAACGATAGGGGCGGAAAGGCGTTCGCAGAGGGTATTAGGTCGGTTTTGAACGGCGCTTTATCCAGCTTTTCGCTTGAATATCCTTATTACACCGGTTCCGGTCAGCTATGGTTTGCAGGGAAAGTCATCCTGTTTCCCGACCAGAATTTAGCCCGGCTTATCGTAATCCATGACAATATTTCCGAACATAAACAACGTGAGGAGCGGTTGCGGCAAGCAGTGGAGTCGGCGCCGAATGCCATCGTGATGGTGAATGAGTCCGGCACCATTGTTATGGTGAATGCGCAAACGGAAGCATCGTTCGGTTACGCGCGAACCGAACTGATCGGGCAGAGGGTGGAGATGTTGATTCCGGAACGTTTTCGCGGCGCACATATCGGTTTCCGCCGGGCCTATCTTGCCGATCCGGTTTCGAGGCCTATGGGGGCCGGACGCGATCTGTACGGGCTACGCAAGGACGGTACCGAATTTCCGGTCGAAATCGGCCTGGGTCTGATCGAAAGCCATGAAGAAACCCTGGTGCTCAGTTCGATCGTCGACATTACCGAGCGCAAGCGCCTGGAACAACGATTCCGGCAAGCGGTGGAGTCGGCGCCGAATGCCATTGTGATGGTGAATGAGTCCGGCACCATCGTAATGGTGAATGCGCAAACGGAAGCATCGTTCGGTTACGCGCGAACCGAACTGATCGGGCAAATGGTGGAGATGTTGATTCCCGAGCGATTTCGCGACGGACATGTCGGTTTCCGCCGGGCCTACCTAGCCGATCCGGTTTCGAGGCCGATGGGAGCCGGACGCGATCTGTACGGGCTACGCAAGGACGGCACCGAATTTCCGGTCGAAATCGGCCTGGGTCTGATCGATGACGATAACGGCATCATCGTCCTCAGCTCCATCGTTGATATTACCGAGCGCCAGAGTGCCCACGATAAGCTGAAACAAACCCTCAACGAGAAAGAAATGCTGCTTAAGGAGGTCTATCACCGGGTCAAGAATAACCTACAGGTGGTGTCCAGCCTGATCAACCTCCAAGCCGGCAATGTAA
The window above is part of the Methylomonas sp. ZR1 genome. Proteins encoded here:
- a CDS encoding PAS domain S-box protein, translating into MLESKAEALRIQKLHECCILDTPPESNFDDIVRLAALMCDTPFAVITLVDSDREWFKAKKGIAANEQSRDCGFGTQTLLHPDVLVVPHLEHDSRFAANPLVVSEPHIRFYAGSPILVPTGEALGALCVFDVVQRALSVNQLEGLKILAGQVGTALARRQKEKSRSDILEKPTAQALPADLGPQDTAHNAEHFNGAILDSLSKQYCVLDGAANILKVSRPWLDFDQAYAGDKASLQPGQNYLALLETGLTNDRGGKAFAEGIRSVLNGALSSFSLEYPYYTGSGQLWFAGKVILFPDQNLARLIVIHDNISEHKQREERLRQAVESAPNAIVMVNESGTIVMVNAQTEASFGYARTELIGQRVEMLIPERFRGAHIGFRRAYLADPVSRPMGAGRDLYGLRKDGTEFPVEIGLGLIESHEETLVLSSIVDITERKRLEQRFRQAVESAPNAIVMVNESGTIVMVNAQTEASFGYARTELIGQMVEMLIPERFRDGHVGFRRAYLADPVSRPMGAGRDLYGLRKDGTEFPVEIGLGLIDDDNGIIVLSSIVDITERQSAHDKLKQTLNEKEMLLKEVYHRVKNNLQVVSSLINLQAGNVTSPETADLLKQSADRIKAMALLHEKLYQSKDLARIDFNEYIRSLSDHLLFGYGAYSDKLKLNMKIDNVFLDVDTAIPCGLIINELLSNAIKYAFPGDRRGEIGIAFTQEQGEYILIISDNGIGLPSEMDFKKSSSLGLQLVDTLTNQLMGQMSLDRTNGSTFTLRFTKTC